Part of the Candidatus Bodocaedibacter vickermanii genome is shown below.
CCGCGTTTGTAGGTATCCAATATATTAAACGCCGTCAGCAGACTGACGATAACTGCAATGATGATTAGAAGTTGATAGAATCCTAACAACCCATCGATTAATTCTAAAAAGGGTAAAATCAGAATGTGATTCATATCGGATATCCTTATTTTGTTTTAGGTAGCTTTTTACGCATATACATATACATGGGTGAGCCTGAAATTACAACAATAGCGGATAATGCAACCATTTTCAAGCCGGCACCATATAGCGTCCAACTTGTATACGCAATGCCAAGTATTAATAAAATGCGATCAGGACGGCTAGCAAATACACCTTTTTGAATAAGCTTTCCAAAGGCTAATAGCATTACGATGAATAACAATAATATTGTAGTTGTTGCCAATTCTGCGATAAATAAAAATTGCTTACTTAAATCAGGATCAAATGTCATCGTTAAAATACAGGCCATGCAGATCGCTGAAATGATAATGCCATAGATTGGAACGCGACGGTTTGATTGAAGGGCAAAAAATTTGGGGAATAAACCCTGTTTTGCGGCACCAAAGGGGATTTGCCCAACGACCAACATCCATCCGTTTAGTGTGCCTATACAGCAAACAACCGCAGCCGCTGCAACGACGTTACCCCAGAATAACCCACCAAATACTTTGTCAGCCGCCAGTGCAAATGGAGCGCTGGACTGAGCTAATTCAGTGTGATCAACGGCACCTAATAAGGCTAAGTTGCCAAGGATATAAATAACAGCTGCAATTAAAGTTCCATAAATGGTTGCTTTTGGAATGGTAATGTGGGGATCTTTTACGTCTTCTGCGGGGACAGTTGCAGATTCAATGCCCACAAAGCTCCATAACGTTAATAGAGCAGCACCATTAAAGGCACCCAATGCAGTTTTACCTGTCGGTATAAAATGAGTTAAACGTTCAGGATCAAAAATGAAAAATGCCGCAATGGGAACCAATACCATGGGAACTAGTTTTAATAAGGTCACTAAATTTTGAATAAAGCTAGCCTCTTTTATTCCGCGTAAATTTACAAGTGTAATAAGGAAAAGAACGCATAACCCTATTAAAAATAGCTCTAAAGAATTTAAGCGTCCATCGGATAAGTCGCTAAGATACCCATACATTGCAACCACAATGGCGGCATTTCCAATCCACGTTAACATCCAATATCCCCATGCGACAAAGAATGAAACGTGAGATCCAAACGCTTCTCCCGCAAAGACATGAGGCCCCCCAGTTGCATGAAACTTCATACTAAACTTTGCGAAAATTAAGGCTAATATCAACGCACCTGTTGACGTAAATATCCAGGATAATAAACTGATGGAACCGTAACTGGCTAATCCCGATGGTAACATAAAGGCACCAGAGCCAACCAAATTACCTGCGACAAGCGAAATGGCCGAAATGAGCCCAATAGTACGATGGGTTGAGGATGCCCCCATAATGTTAGTCCTTTTGTAATAATGTTTTCATTCGATTCGCAATCCAAAATTTATAGATCGCAAACGCTACAACGCAGGTTAGTAATCGAATCAAGGAAATATATACAAAATTTGAGGAATCTTCAACGCTAATACTAAACACAGCAACAGAACTGATAAAAATTTCCATGCCATTTAAAATAGATGCTGTCAGCCCGCCTTTTGTTCCAACCTTCATTGCCAATGTATTTGTGATTGGAAATATAAAGGCTAACCCAAATGAGTGGGCAGCAACGCACAAAGAGATTA
Proteins encoded:
- a CDS encoding amino acid permease encodes the protein MGASSTHRTIGLISAISLVAGNLVGSGAFMLPSGLASYGSISLLSWIFTSTGALILALIFAKFSMKFHATGGPHVFAGEAFGSHVSFFVAWGYWMLTWIGNAAIVVAMYGYLSDLSDGRLNSLELFLIGLCVLFLITLVNLRGIKEASFIQNLVTLLKLVPMVLVPIAAFFIFDPERLTHFIPTGKTALGAFNGAALLTLWSFVGIESATVPAEDVKDPHITIPKATIYGTLIAAVIYILGNLALLGAVDHTELAQSSAPFALAADKVFGGLFWGNVVAAAAVVCCIGTLNGWMLVVGQIPFGAAKQGLFPKFFALQSNRRVPIYGIIISAICMACILTMTFDPDLSKQFLFIAELATTTILLLFIVMLLAFGKLIQKGVFASRPDRILLILGIAYTSWTLYGAGLKMVALSAIVVISGSPMYMYMRKKLPKTK